A stretch of DNA from Mucilaginibacter daejeonensis:
CTGTTGGTTCTGGGTCCAGCTATCGCGGATCAGTTCAGAGTACCAATCCACATCAGGGTACAACAATGGGTTGCCACTGCGGTCCTTGAACTTTTGCAGATCGGCATCACTAAAAGTGCGCGCTTCGCCTACGTTGATCTGGCCTTCAGTATACACCAACGCACTCTCATAAGCACGTAAGATCTCAGGACGAGCGGTCGGGCTCACGATACCTACGTTGGTGGTAAAAGTTACCCGGGCAGGTCCTTCTTTACCGCGCTTGGTGGTCACTACCACTACGCCGTTGGCACCTTTTAAACCGTATAGAGCTGTCGACGCAGCATCTTTAAGGATGTTGATGTTCTCGATCTCGTTCGGGTCAATGTCGCCAAAAGTGGTACGCTCTACGCCATCTACAATGATAAGGGCAGTTGCCGTTGGCGATACCCTGCCCCTGATATACAAGTTGGCAGTATTAAAGCCCGGGCGACCCTGTGATTGCTGAACGATCAGACCCGGTACGGCGCCAGCCAGCGCCTGGGTCACGTTGGTCACCGGAGCTTTTAATATCTCTTTGCCAGATATGGTACTAATGGCAGCAGTAACATCGCTACGGCGCTGCGAGGTGTAACCGTTCACCACTACCTCGGTCAGTGAGTTCTGCTTGGAGGCAAGGGTGATGCTGAGCTGTTGGTTGTTACCCACGGCCACTTCTTTATCACCAAAGCCAAGGCTCGTGATCACCAGTACGGTGCCTTTAGTTGCGTTGATGGTGAATTGTCCGGTACCATCTGTCTGCGTGCCGCTGGTGGTACCTTTTATCTTGACGCTTGCCCCAACAATGGGTTGCCCGCTTTCATCTTTCACAGTACCTTTTATCGGGGTGCCCGCCTGAAAGAATACCGCATGCGCTGATGCAGCATTACTCAGCGCCGGGCTGCTGGCCACGGCCTGACCGTGGGCACAGATCAGCAGCGCGACAGCCGATGTGATGGCCGTTGCATGCCGGGTCAATAAGTGGCGCGTGCTCTTGAATTGATGTGAGTACATTTTTTTATCATAAGTTTAAATTAGTTAATAGAGTAGCTGCTGCGCAAGCGCAGGTCAGCATTGCGCCACAGTGTATCCACTGAGCGATCAGCCTACGCATAGGCTAATACTGGCCGCAAAAAAGGGATCAACGTGTAGGTGTCAACAACGAAGTATTGTGCACTTGTTGTCAATTGGCCCATTCATGCAGGTGACATGAACATGAAGCCAGCAGGCCTGATCTGAACGTGAGGTTAAGGCCGCAGAAGGTTGTTGTAGATCTTCTACCATAATTAGTATCTGTTTGGTTTTGAATAATTGGTTGGTGAAGCAAATTTGTCGAGTAAATGCATAACCGTAGCCCCACAGATCGATCAATTAGGGGGTACATTTTCGTCAAATGATCAAAACCATCACGTTATATGCCTCTGTATATCCCTAGCTCGCCATCATGAACGAAAAGTTCGGTGCTTTACCTCAACGTCTACCGTAAAGGCCGCTAACTTAAGGCAGGCCTACTTTAAAAGCCAAACATTGGGAGTAGCTAAAATTTAATCTACTGGTTTGGAGCGAGATCTTTTTGCCTCTTGCTTAAAATTTAGCACTTATCTGATGGATCTGCCCCCCATGCGTTCGGGCGAATGGTCACAAATTCGGGTTCTCAAATATTTCTGTTTTATGAACCTAACAAGAAGGAAAAGATCAGTCCTGTTCTCGGTATTTATCTCAGCCGGCCTTACGCTCGGAGGCATGATGAATGCTCATGCGCAGGTCTCAAAATTTAAACCAGGAGCCGTGTGGCCCGACAATAACGGCGTACACATCAATGCGCACGGCGGCGGCGTTCTTTATCAGAACGGCACCTACTACTGGTTCGGCGAGCATAAGATCGGTGGTGAGGCTGGCAATGTGGCTCATGTGGGCGTGCATGCCTATTCCTCAAAAGACCTATATAATTGGAAAGACGAGGGCATTGCCCTTAAAGTATCTGATGACAAGACCAGCGACATTGCTAAAGGCTGTATCCTCGAGCGTCCTAAAGTGGTGTACAACGCCAGGACCAAAAAATATGTGATGTGGTTCCACCTGGAGCTTTTAGGTAAAGGCTATGATGCCGCCCGCACTGGCGTTGCCGTTGCCGATCGGGTGACCGGCCCGTTCAAATTTATACGTAGCTACCGCCCTAACCCGGGCCATATGCCCTACTATCCAGCCGGCACGCCTGTTGCCGAACAGATCAATGCTCAACATCCGGCCAATAAAAGTGATAGCATTTTTATGCGCGACTTCCCGGGCGGTCAAATGGCCCGTGATATGACCGTTTTTGTGGATGATGATGCCAAGGCCTATCACGTATTTTCATCAGAAGAGAACAACACCTTGCACCTTGCCGAGCTTAGCGACGATTACACCAGCCATACCGGCAAATTCGTGCGTGTCTATATCGGTCAGTCGACCGAGGCCCCGGCCATATTTAAAAGCAACGGTAAATATTATATGATCGGGTCGGGCTGCACAGGCTGGGCACCTAACCCTGCACGCTGGTTCACAGCAACTTCCATATGGGGGCCATGGACCTATAAGGGCAATCCATGTGTAGGGTCGGGCGCACAAAAGACCTTCGGTGGTCAAAGTACCCATGTGTTACCCGTTGCAGGTAAGAAAAATGCTTTTATCTTCATGGCCGACAAGTGGGAGCCAAAGAATGCGATAGACGGTCGTCATTTATGGTTACCCATTGTGTTTAAAGGCGATGACATTGAGATCAGCTGGCGCGACGAATGGAGCCTCAACTATTTTGATGAGCAGCCTGATCAAAAGCAAGCCACTCAAAAAACCAAATGACCCTGAAACAACAGCTTTTTACGACACTGATAGCGCTTATTGCGCCGATATATCTGTCAGCGCAAACGGTGAAGCCCGATACCGCCGGCGGTTACCGCTTAGTGTGGGCCGACGAATTTGATCGTAATGGGATGCCCGACAGTACCAACTGGGGCTACGAGCGCGGATTTGAGCGCAATGAGGAACTGCAATGGTACCAACCCGATAATGCCTGGTGCGAGAATGGCCGGCTGATCATAGAGGCCCGCCGCGAGACCAAAGCGAACCCAAGGTATGAGGCTAACAACACCGAGTGGCGTAAGAACCGAAAGGAGGCCAATTACACTTCATCGAGCTTAAGGACGCGCGGAAAACGATCATGGCAGTACGGACGCTTTGTGATGCGCGGTAAGATCGATATCAGCAACGGCATGTGGCCGGCCTGGTGGACCTTGGGCGTTAAAGGGCACTGGCCGGCCACCGGCGAGATCGATATCATGGAATACTATCGTAAAAAGGTGTTGGCCAATATGGTATGCCTCGGACCCGAATATAAGGACGAATGGTATAGCCGAACACGCAATATCGACTCGTTAGGCGGCGAGAGATGGGCCTCACAGTTCCACATCTGGCGTATGGACTGGAGTGAAAAGGCCGTGGCTCTGTATGTGGACGATATGCTGATGATAAGCGTGGAGACCGACAAATTGGTGAACAAAGATGGCACCGGCATTAATCCATTCAAACAGCCGCACTATATGTTGCTGAACCTCGCCATTGGCGGCCAACAGGGCGGCGACCCATCGAAAACTAAATTTCCTAAACGCTTCGAGATAGATTATGTACGCGTTTATCAGAAAAAAGGCGAATAGCCGCAAATTAATACTTATAAACTACTAAACATGAGATCTTTTAACACGATACTGGTCATATCCATGTTCACCATCACGAGCGTGAACGCGCTCGCGCAAGGCACCAAGAAAGCCAGGGCGGCCCAGGTGGTGAAAGACATGCAGCAGGTCGCCGACTGGCAGATCAACAAGTGGAACACCGACGGTTTCAAATACCCCAAGGCCGATTGGACGCTGGGTGCATGTTACACCGGCATATTCGCATTAGGCGACCTCCCGGGTAACGAAAGATACCTTAAAACATTGACCAAGATCGTAGAGGACATTAACTGGAACACCGGGCGTAAACGCTTTTATGCTGATGATTATTGCGTAGCGCAGATCTACTCGCAGTTATACATGCGCTATAAACAGCCCAAAATGATCGCTCCTTTCAGGGCCCTGGCCGATAGCATAGTTGCTCAGCCTCACACTGAACCCCTTAATTGGAAGAACAATATCGCCATGCGCGAATGGGCCTGGTGCGATGCCTTATTCATGGGCCCGCCCGCCTTGAGCTACCTCAGCCTGGCCACCGGTGATCAAAAGTACACTGATACGGCCATCAAATTATGGTGGAAGACCACTGAATTCTTGTACGACCCTGCCGAGAGGTTGTATTTCCGCGACGAGACCTACTTGAATAAAAAGGAAAAGAACGGTCAGAAGGTATTTTGGTCGAGAGGTAACGGCTGGGTAATGGCCGGGCTGGTTCGCCTGCTTGAAGGTACCCCTGCCCGTCACCCCGATCGCAAAAAACTGGAAGTTCTGTATAAGGACATGGCCTCCCGTATAGTATCACTACAGCAACCCGATGGCAGCTGGCACGCATCACTACTCGACCCAGAAAGCTATCCCATCAAAGAAATGAGCGGTACCGGCTTTTACTGCTATGCACTGGCCTGGGGTGTTAACCATGGCCTGCTGAACAAAAGGACCTACTGGCCTGCAGTTGAAAAGGCATGGGCGGCGCTCAGGTCATCGGTACAGCCTGATGGCATGTTAGGGTACGTACAACCGATCGGCGCAAGCCCTGACAAGGTAGATGCCACAAGCACCGAAGTATACGGCGTTGGCGCTTTCCTGCTCAGCGGAAGCGAGATCTATAAGAATATCTTGAAATAAACCCAACCTATAACTTACACAGTGAGGCTCCTTGTCCGGAATGGACAAGGGGCTTTTTTATTGGCTACACAACAAGGCGGATAAGTGGTTGACATCGATGCTGCCTGCCATTGTCCATTACAAGTTCACTTTGATCTTCTTCTTGAATACCTTGCGGTGGCGTTTGGCAAAATCTGACGGGGTCATGTTGAACAACTTGACGAACTGCATCCTGAAATACTTGGCATTGTTGAAGCCGGTCTCAATGGCCACCTCGTTGATGTTATATTCTGTGTCGATCAATAGCTCGGCAGCTTTACGCAGCCTGATCAGTCGTATAAAGCCATTGACCGTGTACCCCGACATCGACTTTACCTTGCGATAAAGGTTGGAGTGGCTCATGCCGATCTCAGATGCGAGCACCTTGATACTGAAGTTAGCGTCGGTAATGTGTTTTTCTACAATTGATATACATTTTTGCAGAAATTCCCGGTATTCTTCAGAAATAGCGACATCGTTAGACCGCAGGGTAACTTCATTATAAAAATAGCTGCGCAGGTTATTACGGGTATTGAGCAAATTAGCAACACGCGCCAGAAGTAGCTCTTTTTCGAACGGTTTGCTGATGTAATCGTCGGCACCACAATCAAGCCCCTTGAGCCGGTTCTCTGACGATGAGCTTGCGGTAAGCAGGATAACTGGTATATAGCTCAATGACACGTCCTGGCGCAGCCAATCGCACCATTCGATACCCGTCATGCCCGACATCATCACATCACACAGCACCAGGTCAGGAAGCTTATCTTTGACCATGGTCATGGCCTCTTCCCCGCTTGCGGCCTCATAGACCACGTATTGAGGGCTGAAAACGGAGCGGATATAGCTCCTGATCTCGGCATCATCATCAATGGTCAGTATCGCCTTACGGTCAGTGAAGATATTCTCAGCCTTGAACTCCTCCTCAGGCTGCATTTCGGCGATCAGGGCATGGTCTTCCGTTACCAACTCATTGATAAAAACAGCTTCAGCATGAGGTGCTGATATGACCACATCCTCGCCAAAGTGCTCCTTCCCTTTCACCAAAGAGAGCGTGAACGTAGTGCCTTTGTCCAGTTCGCTCTGGTAGGTCAAACCGCCCTGATGCTGATCGGTCAGCTGGCGCGCCAAGTACAAGCCGATACCAAAACCCGCTTTGATAGGCCTGCCGTCGGTCCTTAATTGGTAATACTTTTCAAACAAACGATCACCCTCATGCTGCGGTATGCCACGTCCGGTGTCCGTAACGGCTATCTCTACGCCTTCATCGGTCTCCTGTATGCTGATGGTCACGCTTCCAGCCGGCGGTGTGAATTTGATGGCGTTCGAAATAAGGTTGAATAAGATGATCTCCAGCTTTTCGCTATCTGCGTAGATCATCAGCTCACCATCCTCTGGTGCCTGAAACTCATATTGTAAACCTGCCGACCGTGCCTGTTGCTTAAAACATAAGTATACCTCGTTACACAGGCGGTAAATATTGACCGGAGATACGGTCAACTGAACGGTCCCTGAATCGGCTTTACGGAACAGTAATAGCTGATCTACCAAGCTTAACAGCCGCCTTGCATTACGGTAGACCGTGTTCAAGGACTTATCATCGGTATTCAGCCTCAGCATATCACGTATAGGATTGATGATAAGTGATATAGGCGTACGGAACTCATGCGATATGCTGGTAAAGAACTCCAGCCGTTTCTCGTTGATCTCGCGTTCCTTTTCCTGAATGATCTTTTGCTTTTTGGCATCGGCCACAGCTAATTTCACTTCATACCTTAAACGGGTCTGCTTGATGCGATACGAAATAAAGATGTACACCAACGATGCAAAGATCAGCACATAGGCCACGTACGCCCACCAGGTAAGATACCACGGTGGCATGACCTCCAGGCGGATAGACACTTCCTTCTTGAGCCACCGTCCGTCGCGATCGGTACAATTTACCCTAAAGGTGTAGCTACCCGGCGCCAAATTGGTATAGGTCGCACTTCGCACGTTGCCCGAGTTGATCCAGCCTCTGTCCCACCCTTCCATTTTATACCGATAGTTTATTCGTTCGGCATAAGGGTAGTCAATGGCCGTAAAATCAAAGGTGAATATCGCCTGATCATAAGGTACTTTGAGTTCGGTGACCTCATTTTTGTCCCGTTTGGCAATGTACTGCGGCGAGCGTGAGATGGGCTGGTTATTGACCTTCAATTCCGACATCACGATATTGGGATCTGAGCGAGTTTGCGAGATACTTTCTGGGTGGAAGATGCATAACCCTTTGATACTGCCGAACGCTAACTCTCCTGACCGCAGTGCCAAAGAA
This window harbors:
- a CDS encoding glycoside hydrolase family 88/105 protein — its product is MRSFNTILVISMFTITSVNALAQGTKKARAAQVVKDMQQVADWQINKWNTDGFKYPKADWTLGACYTGIFALGDLPGNERYLKTLTKIVEDINWNTGRKRFYADDYCVAQIYSQLYMRYKQPKMIAPFRALADSIVAQPHTEPLNWKNNIAMREWAWCDALFMGPPALSYLSLATGDQKYTDTAIKLWWKTTEFLYDPAERLYFRDETYLNKKEKNGQKVFWSRGNGWVMAGLVRLLEGTPARHPDRKKLEVLYKDMASRIVSLQQPDGSWHASLLDPESYPIKEMSGTGFYCYALAWGVNHGLLNKRTYWPAVEKAWAALRSSVQPDGMLGYVQPIGASPDKVDATSTEVYGVGAFLLSGSEIYKNILK
- a CDS encoding glycoside hydrolase family 16 protein, yielding MTLKQQLFTTLIALIAPIYLSAQTVKPDTAGGYRLVWADEFDRNGMPDSTNWGYERGFERNEELQWYQPDNAWCENGRLIIEARRETKANPRYEANNTEWRKNRKEANYTSSSLRTRGKRSWQYGRFVMRGKIDISNGMWPAWWTLGVKGHWPATGEIDIMEYYRKKVLANMVCLGPEYKDEWYSRTRNIDSLGGERWASQFHIWRMDWSEKAVALYVDDMLMISVETDKLVNKDGTGINPFKQPHYMLLNLAIGGQQGGDPSKTKFPKRFEIDYVRVYQKKGE
- a CDS encoding hybrid sensor histidine kinase/response regulator, which encodes MVGTASAQQKPVISYLGIENGLSNSAVRSIYQDHSGFMWFGTYDGLNRYDGYEFKVFRSRSTDTNTLVHNWVNCISEDKNYRLWIGTQQGLSLYNPASGRFNTIRYKSGTGTAPVTGNIKDIKTDHTGNVFVSAEYKGLVLFNKNAANVGQLIQLPAGAHYNISSLAMSPSNELWLIIENRGLYKFNNTTQKLTLVDTNIHSAYSMLFDGPTLWIANSIGLSSYNTVSKKIERTYTATVGQLTSQRFTSIIKGGQDEVWVSTDGGGVNILNTRTGKFSYLTSGKSSHCLTSNAIAALYCDKESRKWIGTLRGGINIIDPHIANFKNIAYDPTVPNSLVNNFVLSLLEESPQKMWIGTDGGGLSIWDRSSNHFNNFTHRQGDESSLPGNFITSIKKDLQGNIWLASYDGGIGRYISGSGRFKKYYGINTVNKRSSSTFWLLEIDKAGRIWAGSIQNGMYLFDPKTDRFELYDENLTNLLALKADRSGQYWGGDWSDLIRLDLDNKKYQRYDIGKPVRSIFEDRSGNLWVGTEAGLVQFDRKSERIVKRYTTDDGLGNNHVLNIQEDRLGNLWISTYNGLSCFNPNTKRFNTYSQADGLPTNEFNFNASLALRSGELAFGSIKGLCIFHPESISQTRSDPNIVMSELKVNNQPISRSPQYIAKRDKNEVTELKVPYDQAIFTFDFTAIDYPYAERINYRYKMEGWDRGWINSGNVRSATYTNLAPGSYTFRVNCTDRDGRWLKKEVSIRLEVMPPWYLTWWAYVAYVLIFASLVYIFISYRIKQTRLRYEVKLAVADAKKQKIIQEKEREINEKRLEFFTSISHEFRTPISLIINPIRDMLRLNTDDKSLNTVYRNARRLLSLVDQLLLFRKADSGTVQLTVSPVNIYRLCNEVYLCFKQQARSAGLQYEFQAPEDGELMIYADSEKLEIILFNLISNAIKFTPPAGSVTISIQETDEGVEIAVTDTGRGIPQHEGDRLFEKYYQLRTDGRPIKAGFGIGLYLARQLTDQHQGGLTYQSELDKGTTFTLSLVKGKEHFGEDVVISAPHAEAVFINELVTEDHALIAEMQPEEEFKAENIFTDRKAILTIDDDAEIRSYIRSVFSPQYVVYEAASGEEAMTMVKDKLPDLVLCDVMMSGMTGIEWCDWLRQDVSLSYIPVILLTASSSSENRLKGLDCGADDYISKPFEKELLLARVANLLNTRNNLRSYFYNEVTLRSNDVAISEEYREFLQKCISIVEKHITDANFSIKVLASEIGMSHSNLYRKVKSMSGYTVNGFIRLIRLRKAAELLIDTEYNINEVAIETGFNNAKYFRMQFVKLFNMTPSDFAKRHRKVFKKKIKVNL
- a CDS encoding glycoside hydrolase family 43 protein, giving the protein MNLTRRKRSVLFSVFISAGLTLGGMMNAHAQVSKFKPGAVWPDNNGVHINAHGGGVLYQNGTYYWFGEHKIGGEAGNVAHVGVHAYSSKDLYNWKDEGIALKVSDDKTSDIAKGCILERPKVVYNARTKKYVMWFHLELLGKGYDAARTGVAVADRVTGPFKFIRSYRPNPGHMPYYPAGTPVAEQINAQHPANKSDSIFMRDFPGGQMARDMTVFVDDDAKAYHVFSSEENNTLHLAELSDDYTSHTGKFVRVYIGQSTEAPAIFKSNGKYYMIGSGCTGWAPNPARWFTATSIWGPWTYKGNPCVGSGAQKTFGGQSTHVLPVAGKKNAFIFMADKWEPKNAIDGRHLWLPIVFKGDDIEISWRDEWSLNYFDEQPDQKQATQKTK